The Deinococcus budaensis genome contains the following window.
GCGGCCGTCCAGGGTGAAACTGGGTGTGCCGGGACGGTAGGCCACGCTGCCCGCCGCCGAGAGCCGGACCTCGCCGCGCCCCAGCAGCACGACCAGCGCGGCGCGCTCGGGGCCGCTGCTCTCGACCTGCACCTCGCCGGTGGCGGTCGAGCGCACCCGGCCGCGCTCGTCGAGCAGCTGCGCCTGCACCGTGTAGCGCCCCGGGCGGTAGTACGTGTGGGCTGTGGCGGCGCCCTGGCCCTCGCGGCCGTCTCCGAAGCTCCACACCACGCGGTACTCGGCCGGAGCCTGCGCCCGGAAGGTGACGGTCAGCGGCGCCCGGCGCGTCTCGTTCATCGAGAAGTTCACCTGAAAGTTCACGGGCTGCGCCGCACACGCCCCCAGCACCGCCCCGCCCGCCAGCAGGCTCGCCCGCATCCATCCCCCGGTCCTCACCGGGGTAGCCTAGAGCATTTGCCCCAGGGAAGTCCCCGGGTTTGCTGGCCCAGCGGCCGGGGCCTTGCGCCCTGTCCCAGGTTCCGGTGGGTCAGGTCCGTCGCCGGTTTCGCCCAGCCTGGCCCGCTTCCCGGCGCGTCCCCCGCGCGGCTCAATGCACGTCGGCGGCGCCCGCCAGCAGTTCGGCCAGCTGCTCCTTGGCGCGGAAGACCCGGCTCTTGGCCGTTCCCACCGCCACGCCCTGAATGCGGGCGATCTCGTCGTAGGGGAGGTCCTCGACGAATCTCAGCACGACCGCCTCGCGGTAGTCCCCGGGCAGCTGCATCAGTGCGCGCTGCACGCGGTCCTGGGCGTCGGCGCTCTCGGCGGCCTGCACGGGCGAGCGCGCCGCACTGGTGACCTCGAAGCCCACGTCCTCGCGCGCCTCTTCCAGGCTGAAGCGCTGAAGCTGCTTGCGGCGGTGAGACTCGATCTGGGTGTTGCGGGCCACCTGATACAGCCACGGCAACACCCGCTCGCCGGGCCGGAAGGTGCGGATGCTGCGCCAGGCGCGGTAAAAGACCTCCTGCGTGAGGTCCAGGGCGTCCTCGGCGTTGCCCTCCAGCCGGTAGAGGTAGGCGTACATGCGCGCCTCGTGGGCGCTGACAAAGGCGTGCCAGGCCGCTTCCTCACCACTGGTCAGGCGGGCGAGCGTCTCGGGCGTGAGGATGTCCGGCTCGGGGGTCACGTCCCTCCCACCATACCCCGCCGCCTGCAAGAGGCGCGTCAGCCTTTTGGCAGTAGCATCCCCTTCCCTTGCTCCCTGACACGCTCTCCACCGCCCCCGTCAGTGAAGCCCTGCGCCCCCTGCTGCCCGACCTGAGCGTGGGCGCCGTGCTAGGCTTTGCCACCGGCTACGCGCTGAAAAGGCTGGGCCGCCTGGCCCTGCTGGCGCTGGGGCTGCTGTTCCTGACCCTGCAACTGCTGGTCTCCTTCGACCTGGTCACCGTGAACTGGCCGCGCGTGCAGGCCCTGGCCGACCCCCTGCTGCGCCAGGGCGGCGAGCTGGGCACCGACTGGCTGGCCCGCGTCCTGACCGCCCGGCTGCCCTTCGCGGGGGCCTTCACGGCGGGGCTGCTGCTGGGCCTGCGGGTGCGCGGGTAGGCAGGCGGGGGCGCCCGGCGGGTTACAGGTACGCCAGCGCCCAGTCGGCCTGCCCGTGGTCCTGCCCGGCGCGCAGCAGCGCCAGCCCGTCGGGGGCGGGGTCGCGGTGGTGGGGAAGTCCAGAGGCCAGCGCCTCGAACTCCTCCAGCGGCAGCTTGCGGGGCGGGTGGACCACCCCAGCCACCACCCCGCCGCGCACCTCGTAGACCGCGCCGTACACGTTGCCGCGCCGGGCGTCGAGCGAGACGGCGACCCGGCCTTCCGGCCCAGGTCCGTCCACCCCGCGCACCAGCGCCTCCAGGGTGGCTACGCCGCGCACGGGCGCCCCCCACACCCGCCCCAGCCCCAGCGCGTAGCTCGCGCCCACCCGCACGCCGGTATAGGACCCCGGCCCGGTGCCGATCACCAGCGCGTCGGCGCGGAAAGGCAGTCCGGCGCGGCCAAACAGCGCGCCGGTCTCGTCGGCCAGGCGCTCGGCGTGGGCGCGGCCCACCTCCTGCGAGAGGGTGAGGGCGCCGCCGGGCCAGCTCAGCGCCAGGGTCAGGAAGGGGGTGGCGGTGTCCAGAGCGAGGGTGACGGGGGCGGCGGGAGCGGACATGGCGGGCATTGTAGGGTGGCCCGGTGGGGGCGCTGTCACCAGGCCAGGGACGTGAGGGCGGGGCGCGGGATTCGGGGCGCGGCGGCGCGGTGGTATGGTGGGCGCACCATGACCAACACCGCCAACGTCGCCAAGGGCCTGGAAGGCGTCCTCTTCACCGAGAGCAAGCTGACGTTCATCAACGGGTCCGAGGGCATCCTGACCCACCTGGGCATCCCGATTCAGGAGTGGGCCGAGAACAGCACCTTCGAGGAACTCTCGCTCGCGCTGCTGGACGGCAAACTGCCCGGCGCCGCCGAGCTGGCCGCCTTCGACGCCGAACTCAAGGCCAACCGCGCGGTCCCGCAGGCGCTGCTGGACGTGATCGCGGCCATGCCCCGGGGCGTGCACCCCATGCAGGCGCTGCGCACGGCCGTCTCTTACCTGGGCCTGCTCGACCCCCAGGCCGAGGAGACCAGCGAGGCGGCCCGCCGCGCGATCTCGGTGCGCCTGATCGCGCAGTTCTCCACCGTGATCGCCGCGGTCAGCCGCGCCCAGGACGGCCAGGCCGCGGTCGCGCCGCGCATGGACCTGACCCACGCCGGGAACTTCCTGTACATGCTGACCGGCAAGGAGCCGTCCCCCGAGCAGGCCCGGCTTTTTGACATCGCGCTGGTGCTGCACGCCGACCACGGCATGAACGCCTCGACCTTCACGGCCATCGCCACGGCGAGCACCCTCAGCGACATGTACTCCTGCGTGACCTCGGCGGTGGGCGCCCTCAAAGGCCCCCTGCACGGCGGCGCCAACGAGGCCGTGATGGACATGCTCGACGAGGTCGGCACCCCCGAGAAGGCCGAGGCCTACATCACCGACAAGCTCGACCGCAAGGAAAAGATCATGGGCGTGGGCCACCGCGTCTACAAGTACTTCGATCCGCGCTCGCGGGTGCTGCGCGACTACGCCGAGCACGTCGCCAGCAAGGAAGGCAAGAGCACCTACTACCAGATTCTCGAAACCATCGAGAAGATCGTGGTCGAGCGCATGGGCGCCAAGGGCATCTACCCCAACGTGGACTTCTACTCGGGCACGGTGTATTCCGACCTGGGCATCCGCAAGGAATATTTCACGCCGATCTTTGCGCTGGCCCGCATCAGCGGCTGGTGCGCCAGCGTGATCGAGTACACCCGCGACAACCGCCTGCTGCGCCCCGACGCCGTGTACACGGGCGAGCGCGACCAGACGTACGTCCCGCTGCAAGACCGCGCGTAAGCCGGGAGCGCCCCGGCGAGGAGGCCAGAGCATTGCACGCTCTGGCCTCCTCGCTGCCCGCCTCTCTCAGGCGTGCAGCGGCTCGACCACCCAGGGGCCGTAGTGGTTGACAAAGCGGGCCTGACTGTCGCGGAAGGCCTGCGCGATCTGGGCCACCGTGCCCGGCTGGCCGCTCACGTCCACGCTCAGGACGATCTCGCCGCGCGCCAACGCCCGGGCATACTGCTCGACGTGGCCGCGCTCGTCGGTCATGCCCTGCATCATGCGCAGGAAGCGCCCCCACAGGCCGTGGTGGGCACCGTCCTCGTCGAGGGCGCGCTGGCCGCCTTCGCCCACGATCATCTGCACGTCCTGGTCGCCCAGGCCCAGCGCGAGCAGCCGCGCCGTGCACTGCTGCACGTCCTCCAGCGCGCCGAAAATGCCGTAGACGCGGCCCCGGCTAAAGAGCGTGAAATGCGCGGCGCCGGGCCGCGCGGCGGGACGGGAACGGGTGGGCATGGGCGCCTCCTGAGGCTGGGCCGGAGCGCGGCACACCTCCGCCCCGGACTGGGAAGGGCGGGCGGCGGAACGCGGCGCGGGCGAGGTGCAGCTTGGAGGTTGACTCCCAGGGTACTCCGGCTTTCCCCGCCGCTGCTGGGAGCCGGGACACAAGTCGGCCCCGCCTGGACGCTGGCTCCCCCCGCCGCTTGCGCAGCGCGGAGGCCGGTGCATCCGGCCCGGGAGGCCAGAGGAACAGACCCCCGGCGCGGCGCCAGAGGTCCTGGGGGCGGTGCGCTTTGCGGGTGGGGTGGCCTGTCATGGGGCCGGGCTGAGCTGGCTCAGGCGCTCAGGCCCTTGCCGCCGTGCAGGGTGCGCTCGACGGCTTCGGTCACCTCGGCCTCGAAGCGGCGCAGGTGCTCGCGCAGCCGCTCCAGTTCCTCGGCGCCGAGGTCGCGCAGCCACAGCACCGCGCGGCCCAGCACGGCAAAGGTCAGTGGCGCGTCCTCCCCCAGGTCCTCGTCGTCCACGGGGTCGAGGTTGAGGGTGCCGTAGTCGAGGCCCTGGTTGAGCAGGTTCATGCCCATCAGGATGTCGGGCAGGGCGTCTTCCTCGACGTACAGGTCGAGGTCGAGATGCAGGCGGACGATCACGCCGCCGCGGTGATCGGCGTCGGCGAACAGCGCCACCCGGCTGTCGCCGTCGCGGACGAGCGCCCCGTCCTCGACCGCCTCGACGCTGAGGCCGCTGGCCTCCAGGGCGCGCATGATGCGCTGCAACTCGTTTCGCGGGGCCGTCATGGGGGGGAGTATAGACCGGGGGCCGGGCCGCGAATCGGCGGCGCGGCGCCAATCTCCCGACGCCGCTGCGCTACCCGTGGTACACCCAGGCCCCCTCCTGCCAGGTGCGCGCGAGCTGCCCCAGCAGGCGCAGGTGCTCGGCGTGCGCCAGCGTCTCGGCCAGGGCGAAGCGCCGCCCGGCGGTGTTCAGGTCGCGCGGAAACATGGCGAGGCTCAGGGCGTAGGCGCTGCGGGCTTCTCGGCCCGCCTCGGCGCGCACGAAGTCCAGCCGCTCGTGGTGGTGGCCCCGCAGCTCGCGCGCGCGCGCCTGCACGCCCGTCATCAGGGGACCGTGGTGGCCGACCACCGCCCGCGCCGGATTGAGCGCTTCGAGCTTGCCCAGGGTCTGGAGGTAGTCGCCCAGCGGATCGGGCCGGGTGTAGGCGTACAGGCCGATGTTGGGGCTGATACGTGGCAAGATCGCGTCCCCGGCGATCAGCAGGCTTTCTTCTGCATTCCAGAGGCCCAGGTGCCCGTCGGCGTGGCCGGGAAGCCACAGCACCTCCCACTCGCCCCCCGCCAGCGGGACGAGCTGGCCCTCGCGCAGCGGCTGCACGCGCGCGGCAGGCTGCACGCGGTCGCGGGTGCGGCGGCTGTCGTGCTCCAGCGTCGCGAGCAGTTCGGGCGGCAGGCCGTGGTCCTGCATATGCTTGACATGTCCCGGCAGCCAGTCTTCCCAGAGGTGCCAGTAGCGCTCGCCGCGCCCGATCTCCACGTCGAGCAGCTGCACCGCCGCCCCGCTGCGCTCCTCGACCAGCCCCGCCAGCCCGTAGTGGTCGGGATGGTGGTGGGTGATGATCACCCGCTCCACGTCCGGCCAGTGCAGGCCCAGTTCGGCCAGACCGCCCTCGATGGCGCCCCTGGCCTCGGGGGTGTCGAGGGCCGTGTCGATCAGCGTCACCGGGCCGGCGGTGTCGATCAGGACCGTGACGGTCTTCATGGGGTAGGGAATCGGGACCTGGAGGGCGTGCAGCGTCCCGTGGACGCGGGTCAGGGCGGAGACCGTCATGCGGCGAGGCTACCACCGCCGGGCGGCCCCGCCGGGCCGGGAAGCCTCAGGGCTGGAGGGTGACCGGCTCGACCTCGAACGTCCCGCTTCTCACCCGCAGCCACGCGCAGGCCACCGGCAGCCGGAAGCGCCGGGGTCCTGCCGAGCCGGGGTTGAGGAACGTCACGCCGCCGCGCTGCTCCAGCCCTGGCTGATGCGTGTGGCCCGAGACGACCAGGCTCACTCCCGCCACCTGCGGCGAGAGGTCGAGGTCTTGCAGGTCGTGCAGCAGGTACACCCACACGCCGCCGAGGTCGAGCAGCAGCGTTGTGGGCAGCCGGGAAAGCGGCGGCGTGCGGTCCACGTTGCCGCGCACGGCGTGGACCGGGCCGGGGGTGGCCTCCCGCAGCGCTTCCAGCACCGCCTCTTTGCCCACGTCGCCGGCGTGCAGCACGGCGCCTGCCTGCCGCGCCAGCCCCAGCACCTCGGGGCGCAGCAGACCGTGGGTGTCCGAGAGAAGCAGCACCTGCATGCGCCGAGTCTAAGGGGAAGGCACGGCAAACGCGCCCCCACTCGGGAGGGCGCGCTCGGCAGGCTGGAGTTACAGGCGGCTCTGGATGGCGCGCAGGCTGGCGCTGTCGGCCCAGCTCAGGCCCTTGTCCACGTAGGTGCGGGCGGCGGCGCGGTCACCGCGCTGGAGGGCCAGGTAGGCGAGCTTGGCAGCGCTGAGGCTGGCCCACTGCTTCTCGGTGTCGTTCAGCTCGCCGAGGCGGTTCCAGGTGTTGTAGGCGTTGATCCACCACTGGGTCTTGGTGTAGAGCTGCCCCAGGTAGGCCTGGTAGTCGCGGTTGCCCGTCTCCTGGTTGGCCGCGTAGAAGGCGTGGTCCACGGCGGCCTTCCACAGCGTGCGGTCGTAGAAGGGGACCGGGTAGGCCACGTCGGCCTGCACGGCGTACTCCTGGGCGCGGGCGAAGTTGTCAGTCGCGCTGAGGGTCGCGGGCGCGGGCAGCGCCGTGTCCTGCTGGGTCGTGGTGGTCTCGGTCGTCGTGGTGGTGGTCTCGGTGGTCGTCGTGCTGGTGTCCGTCGTGGGAGGCGTCGGGGTAGTGTCCTGCGCGGCAGCGAGGCCAGCCAGGGCAAACGCGGTCAGCATGAGAATCTTTTTCATATCGGAACGCATCTTAGGACGCTACCCTGACGGGCGTCCATCCGTCCCCACACCCTGTAAAGGGACTGTAAAGGAGCTTACCTTCACATGAGAAAAACGCTGATTCTCTCACTTGCCCTGGCCCCGCTTGCCCTGCATTCGGTCCAGGCCCAGACGGCGCCCGGCGCCCCCGCCTCCCCCCAGATCAGCTGGTTCAAGGACCTGAAAGTGATGTCCAGCGTCGCCATCGGTGAAGGTGGCGACCTCGTCTTCGTGGGGTCGGACTCGCGGATTCACCGCACCGACGCGCGCGGCGTCGAGAAGTGGAACTACGCGGCGGGCGACATCGGGCGCGCCAGCCCGGTGGTCACCCCCCAGGGCGGCGTGATCGCGGCGTCCTACGACGACCACGTGTACGCGCTCGACGGGTCGGGCAAGCTGCTGTGGCGCACCAAGCTCGACGGGGACATCTTCGCCAGCCCCGCCCTGCGCCCCGACGGCAGCGTGGTCGTGGCGACGGCGGGCGGCAGCGTCTACGCGCTCGGCCCCCAGGGGCAGGTGCTGTGGACCTTCAAAGTCGGGGCGCCGGTGTTCAGCAGCCCGGCGGTCGCGGGGGACGGCACCATCTATTTCGGCGCCCAGAACAACCAGCTGCACGCCCTCACCCCGCAGGGCCAGCTCAAATGGGCCTTCCGGGCCGGATCGCTGGTGTTCAGCAGCCCGGCGCTCGACCGCCAGGGCAACATCTATTTCGGCTCCAGCGACCGCCGCATCTACTCGCTCTCGCCGGACGGCAAACAGCGCTGGGTGCGCTCCACCGGCCTCTTTGTGAACGCCAGCCCCATCGTGACGGGGGACAACCTGGTGGTGGTGGGCAGCTACGACGGCAACGTGTACGCGGTCAACACCAGCGGCGAGGACGAGTGGGTCTACGCGGCCGGAGCGCCCGTCGCGGCGGCGGCGGTGCAGCTCGCGGACGGCAGCGTGGTCGTGCCCGACCTGAGCGGGACCGTCCACGCCATCGGTCCCGCCGGGCAGCCGCGCTGGAAGATCGCCAGCGGCAAGAAGATCGACACCAGCGTGGCCGTGAGTGACCAGGGGGTGCTGTACTTCGCCACCGAGGGCGGCGGCCTGAGCGCCGTCGCCCGGCAGGCGCCGCTGGCCGACGGTCCCTGGACCAGCTTCCGGGGTGTGCCCGCCGGGTGGGGCCGCGCGCTGACGGTCGCTGAGGCGGCCACCCGCACGGCCGCCAAACGCGCTGCGGTGGCCGCCGTGCTGGCGCAGGCGCCTGCCGCTGGCAACGCTCCTGGCAACGGTGCGGCGCGGCCCACGGCTCCCCGGCCCACCCCCGCTCAGGTGACCCCCCCCCAGGCGACGACGCCCCCCTCCCGCCCGGCGGCGCCCGCCGCTCCGGCCGCGCCCACCCGCACGCCCGAGGGCTACGCCCAGGCCGCCGGTCAGGCCGCGCGCAACATCGGCGGGCTGGTCCACCTCCCGCTGACCGAGGTGGCCGGGGCGCTGGGCACGCCTGTGCGTCTGCTCACGCCGCGCGCGGTCACCCTGGCCCTGCCCGCCCAGGGCGCGGCGACGGCGGCGGTCCAGACCCTGCCGGTCCGTTTCGTGGGCCGCGTCGCCTTCGTGCCGCTGGCGGCGCTGGCCGACCTGCCCGGCGTGAGCGTGGCGGCCCGGCGTGCCCCGGCAGGCGTCAACCTGACCTTCGCGGGGCGCACGCTCACCTTCCCGGTAAACCTCCCGGCCCTGGCGCCGCTGGTCGCCGCCCCCGAATACCAGCCGCTCGTGCGCCGCTGACGCCTGAGCCTGGCCGCGTCCGGAGGGAAAGGCGCGGCCAGGCTGCCTGCTTCCGGGGGGTTCCCCCTGGAGCCATCAAAAAACCCGCCGTGATGGCGGGCTTTCTGGGTGGTGGAGTCGAGGGGGATCGAACCCCTGACCTCGTCATTGCGAACGACGCGCTCTCCCAGCTGAGCTACGACCCCACGTTTTCGCGGCTGGCCCCCTCACAAAAGGGCGAGGCAGAATCTAGCACGCACCTTCCGGGCGCGCAAGGGGCGGGGGGGGGGCCAGCCGCGCGGGACCGCCTCCGGGACCTCCCTCACCGGGGCCGCGTAGACTCCTGGGCATGAGTGCCCCCTCGACGCCCGCCCAGCCGTCCCCGCCGGCCCACGAGGACCGCTTCGCCCACAAGTTCGGCCAGGAGGGCATCACCTTCGACGACGTGCTGCTGCTTCCCCGGCACTCCACGGTGCTGCCGCACGAGGTCGGCGTGGGGACGCAGCTCACCCGGCGGGTGCGGCTGAACATTCCCTTCGTGTCGGCGGCGATGGACACCGTGACCGAAACGGCCATGGCGGTGGCGATGGCCCGCGAGGGCGGCCTGGGGATCCTGCACAAGAACATGCCGGTGGACGCGCAGGCCGAGATGGTCCGCAAGGTCAAACGCAGCGAGAGCGGCATGATCGTCGACCCCATCACCCTGCCGCCGGGCGCTTCGGTCGGGGACGCTGAGCGCCTGATGGGCGAGTACCGCATCAGCGGCGTGCCCATCACCGATCCCGCCGGGCGGCTGCTGGGCATCATCACCAACCGCGACCTGCGTTTCGTGGAGGACCCGGCGACGCCCATCCGCGACGTGATGACCCGTGAGGAGCTGGTGACTGTGCCCGTGGGCACCACCCTGGAAGAAGCGCAGGCGATCTTCAAGCGCACCCGCATCGAGAAGCTGCTGGTGACCGACGCGGAAGGCTTCCTGAGGGGCCTGATCACCATCAAGGACCTCACCAAGCGGGTGAAGTATCCGCGCGCCGCCAAAGACGACCTGGGCCGCCTGCGGGTGGGCGCGGCCATCGGCGTGGGCGCCGACCTGATGGACCGGGCGGGCGCGCTGGTCGCGGCGGGGGCCGACGTGCTGGTGCTCGACAGCGCGCACGGCCACAGCCAGGGCATCCTGAACGCGCTGGCGCGGGTCAAGGAGACTTTCGACGTGGACGTGATCGCCGGGAACGTGGCGACCCGCACGGGAGCGCGGGACCTGATCGCGGCGGGGGCGGACGCGGTGAAGGTGGGGATCGGGCCGGGATGTTTTGCCGCCGGAACCCGCGTCCTGATGGCGGGCGGATACTACAAGAACATCGAGGACGTGAGGGTCGGCGACCGCGTGTTGAACATGCACGGGCAACCTGTCACGGTCCTGAACTCGTGGTGTACAGGCATCCGCGAAGTCGTCGCGGTGCGGCATGTCCACGCCCCGCGCGAGACGTTGGTCACGCCCGATCACCGTTACTGGGTAGGCGACCTGACGACCGTGAACGCGGCGTCCGTGAGTTCCAAGGGCTATGCCCGCTCACTGGCCCAGCCGACCCGCTTCGGCGAGGGCAAGCTCCGGTGGAAGGCGGTGGGGGAGACGCAGGGCGACGTGTTCCTGATGCCCCGTCAGCTCCACTTCGAGTTGCCCAGCTCGCTGGACATCAACCTGGGCGACTTTGCCGCCCGCCAAGGACAGCTTGAGCGGCGGTACCCGACGCGGATTCGGGAAAGCTATGATCTCGGCTACCTTTTCGGCACCTTCCTGGGCGATGGACACGCTTTCCTTAACCACAACGGCAGTGAGACCCGCGTGGGGTCGGAAATCGGGCGTGTGGACTGGTACTTTTCCCATGAGGAAGGGGAGATCGCCGACAAGCTGAGCGCGGCGGTTGCAGGGGTCACGGGTCAGACTCTGGCGCGGCAGCGTGTGGGAAACGTTCTCCACCTGCGTCTGTCCTCGCTGCCGTGGGCACGGCTCCTGGCGCAGTTTGGCAAGCGTCAGCACAAGAACTTGCCTCAGGCTTATCTGGCGGGGAACGGAGAGTACCTGCGCGGCCTGAAAGACGGCCTGATCGACAGTGACGGGTACATCGATGCCGATGGCCGCCAGTGCTTCGTGAACTCCTCGCGCGAGTTGCTGGAGCTGTTCGGGCTGCTGTGCCACCTGACCGACGGCAGTCTGCCGAACATGTCCGTCGAGCCGGGCAACCCGGGTGGCCTTCAGGGCGTGAAGGGCGACCTTCTCGACTCCTACCGCGCCCGGCTGAATGTCTCGCACGCCGCCCGGCAACTTCCCGAGTACGGGGCAGTCAAGCCGCTCTCACGGCGGGAACTCGGTCTCAGCCTGCCCGTCTACGACATCGAGGTGGATTGCCCGACCCACAGCTTCATCGCCGACAACGCGGTTGTCCACAACTCCATCTGCACCACCCGCGTCGTCACGGGGGTCGGCGTGCCGCAGATCACCGCGATCTTCGAGGCCTCGGCCGCCGCGCTGGAAGCCGGAATCCCGGTGATCGCGGACGGGGGCATCAAGCAGACGGGCGACGTGCCCAAGGCCATCGCGGCGGGGGCGAGCGCGGTGATGATGGGGTCCATGCTCGCCGGAACCGACGAGGCCCCCGGCGAGGTCGTGCTGCGCGACGGGCGCCGCTACAAGAGCTACCGGGGTATGGGGTCGCTGGGCGCGATGGACCAGGGATCGAGCGACCGCTACTTCCAGACGGGCAGCCGTAAGTTCGTGCCCGAGGGCATCGAGGGGATCATCGCCTACCGGGGCACGGCGGGCGAGGTGCTGTACCAGTTTGTCGGCGGCCTGCGCAGCAGCATGGGCTACTGCGGCGCGCCCGACCTGGATACCCTGCGCCGCGAGGCCCAGTTTGTCCGCATCACCGGGGCCAGCCTGATCGAGAGCCACCCCCACGGGGTCACCATCACGCAGGAGGCGCCCAACTACGGCGGGAAGTAGGGGCGCGGGGGGCACGGGAGAGGCGGGCTGGCGCGCGGACCGGGTTCCAACCCCCTCTTCCACGTTCCGCTACCCTCTACCCTGGGAGGCATGAAGCGTCTGCTCTCGGCCCCGCGCGAACCGGTCAACGCCCTGACCCACTGGGGCGGGGTGATCGCCGCGCTGGTCGCGCTGGGGCCGCTGCTGGGGTGGGCGGGGGCGCGCGGGCTGGCGCTGTGGCCCTTCGTGGTGTTCGGGCTGAGCATGGTGGGGCTGTACGCGGCGTCGGCCAGCTACCACTCCTTTCGTCCCGGCGAGCGCGGACTGCTGTGGCTGCGTAAGCTCGATCACGCGGGCATCTTTCTCCTGATCGCGGGCAGCTACACCCCGGTCGCGTATTTCGGGCTGGAGGGCCGCTGGCAGACGGGGGTGCTGGGCCTGATCTGGGGGATCGCCGGGGCCGGCATCCTGCTCAAGCTGCTCACCATGCGCCTGCCGCGCTGGGTGAGCACGCTGCTGTATCTGGGGATGGGCTGGCTGGCGCTGGCCTTTTTGCCGCAACTCGCGCGCAACCTGCCCCCGGCGGCGATCTTCTGGCTGGCGGCGGGCGGCGTGCTGTACTCGGTCGGCGCGGTGGTCTACGGCACCCGGCGCTGGAACCCGCGTCCGGGGACGTTCGGGTTCCACGAGATCTGGCACCTCTTTGTGCTGGGCGGCACGGGCGCGCACCTGACGATGATGTTTCACCTGCGCTAGGGCCGGGGGGGCCGCCGGAGCGTCAAGGGTCCCTTTCCTTTAGGGATTCCTGACGTGCCGGGGGGCGGCGCGGCCGTACGCTACCCGCAGCCCGGTCCCCCTTCAGCGCCGGTCCTCCCCGCCGGAGGTGTCACCATGTACCTGCGTATCGACAAGCTACAGTTCGACCTGCCTCTTCCCGAAGAGCGCAACCCCAACGCTGCCGCCACCGTGCAGGAGCTGTTCGGCGGACGCTTCGGGGAGATGTCCACCCTGATGAACTACACCATGCAGTCGTTCAACTTCCGGGGCAAAAAGGAACTCAAGCCGTATTACGACCTGATCTCCACCATCGCCACCGAGGAGCTGGGCCACATCGAACTGGTCGCGGCGACCATCAACGCGCTGCTGGCCGGGCCGGACGTGAAGGGCCGCGAGGACCCGGCCGACCCCACCACCACGCCGCTCGACTTTTCCATCCACATGCGCAACGCCCAGAACTTCATCGCGGGCGGGCCGGGCGCGATGGTCCAGGACTCGCGCAACATCCCCTGGACGGGCGACAACGTGTTTTCCAGCGGGAACCTCGTGCTGGACCTGCTGCACAACTTCTTCCTGGAAAGCGGCGCGCGGCAGCAGAAACTGCGGGTGTACGAGTCGGTGTCCGACCCGGTCGCCAAGGCCCTGACCGGCTACCTGCTGGTGCGCGGCGGCGTGCATCAGGTCGCCTACGCCAAGGCGCTGGAAACCCTGACCGGCGTGGAGATGACCAAGATGCTGCCGGTGCCGCACATCGCCACCGAAAAGATCCCCGAATCCAAGCGGCTGATGGACCAGGGCATTCACCTGCGGCTCTACCGCATGAGTCC
Protein-coding sequences here:
- a CDS encoding IMP dehydrogenase is translated as MSAPSTPAQPSPPAHEDRFAHKFGQEGITFDDVLLLPRHSTVLPHEVGVGTQLTRRVRLNIPFVSAAMDTVTETAMAVAMAREGGLGILHKNMPVDAQAEMVRKVKRSESGMIVDPITLPPGASVGDAERLMGEYRISGVPITDPAGRLLGIITNRDLRFVEDPATPIRDVMTREELVTVPVGTTLEEAQAIFKRTRIEKLLVTDAEGFLRGLITIKDLTKRVKYPRAAKDDLGRLRVGAAIGVGADLMDRAGALVAAGADVLVLDSAHGHSQGILNALARVKETFDVDVIAGNVATRTGARDLIAAGADAVKVGIGPGCFAAGTRVLMAGGYYKNIEDVRVGDRVLNMHGQPVTVLNSWCTGIREVVAVRHVHAPRETLVTPDHRYWVGDLTTVNAASVSSKGYARSLAQPTRFGEGKLRWKAVGETQGDVFLMPRQLHFELPSSLDINLGDFAARQGQLERRYPTRIRESYDLGYLFGTFLGDGHAFLNHNGSETRVGSEIGRVDWYFSHEEGEIADKLSAAVAGVTGQTLARQRVGNVLHLRLSSLPWARLLAQFGKRQHKNLPQAYLAGNGEYLRGLKDGLIDSDGYIDADGRQCFVNSSRELLELFGLLCHLTDGSLPNMSVEPGNPGGLQGVKGDLLDSYRARLNVSHAARQLPEYGAVKPLSRRELGLSLPVYDIEVDCPTHSFIADNAVVHNSICTTRVVTGVGVPQITAIFEASAAALEAGIPVIADGGIKQTGDVPKAIAAGASAVMMGSMLAGTDEAPGEVVLRDGRRYKSYRGMGSLGAMDQGSSDRYFQTGSRKFVPEGIEGIIAYRGTAGEVLYQFVGGLRSSMGYCGAPDLDTLRREAQFVRITGASLIESHPHGVTITQEAPNYGGK
- the trhA gene encoding PAQR family membrane homeostasis protein TrhA, whose protein sequence is MKRLLSAPREPVNALTHWGGVIAALVALGPLLGWAGARGLALWPFVVFGLSMVGLYAASASYHSFRPGERGLLWLRKLDHAGIFLLIAGSYTPVAYFGLEGRWQTGVLGLIWGIAGAGILLKLLTMRLPRWVSTLLYLGMGWLALAFLPQLARNLPPAAIFWLAAGGVLYSVGAVVYGTRRWNPRPGTFGFHEIWHLFVLGGTGAHLTMMFHLR
- a CDS encoding manganese catalase family protein; its protein translation is MYLRIDKLQFDLPLPEERNPNAAATVQELFGGRFGEMSTLMNYTMQSFNFRGKKELKPYYDLISTIATEELGHIELVAATINALLAGPDVKGREDPADPTTTPLDFSIHMRNAQNFIAGGPGAMVQDSRNIPWTGDNVFSSGNLVLDLLHNFFLESGARQQKLRVYESVSDPVAKALTGYLLVRGGVHQVAYAKALETLTGVEMTKMLPVPHIATEKIPESKRLMDQGIHLRLYRMSPSDYTDLGKIWKGPHPDDGQEVYVTDELPAGGETVDGGHDSAEFSPEYSMDEIMEIARNLHKKSGLKD